In the genome of Eschrichtius robustus isolate mEscRob2 chromosome 12, mEscRob2.pri, whole genome shotgun sequence, one region contains:
- the LOC137773161 gene encoding histone H3.1 has translation MARTKQTARKSTGGKAPRKQLATKAARKSAPATGGVKKPHRYRPGTVALREIRRYQKSTELLIRKLPFQRLVREIAQDFKTDLRFQSSAVMALQEACEAYLVGLFEDTNLCAIHAKRVTIMPKDIQLARRIRGERA, from the coding sequence ATGGCGCGTACAAAGCAAACCGCTCGTAAGTCGACTGGCGGTAAAGCGCCGCGCAAGCAGCTGGCCACCAAGGCGGCCCGGAAGAGCGCACCGGCCACGGGCGGCGTGAAGAAGCCGCACCGCTACCGGCCCGGCACGGTGGCCCTGCGCGAGATCCGCCGCTACCAGAAGTCCACGGAGCTGCTGATCCGCAAGCTGCCGTTCCAGCGCCTGGTGCGCGAGATCGCGCAGGACTTCAAGACCGACCTGCGCTTCCAGAGCTCGGCCGTGATGGCGCTGCAGGAGGCGTGCGAGGCCTACCTGGTGGGGCTCTTCGAGGACACCAACCTGTGTGCCATCCACGCCAAGCGCGTCACCATCATGCCCAAAGACATCCAGCTTGCCCGCCGCATCCGCGGGGAGAGAGCATAA
- the LOC137773345 gene encoding histone H1.3: MSETAPVAPTVPAPTEKTPVKKKTKKTGAAAGKRKASGPPVSELITKAVAASKERSGVSLAALKKALAVAGYDVEKNNSRIKLGLKNLVSKGTLVQTKGTGASGSFRLNKKAATGETKPKAKKAGAAKPKKVAGAAKKPKKATGAATPKKAAKKTPKKAKKPGVAAGAKKVAKSPKKAKAAKPKKAAKSPAKAKAPKPKAAKPKAAKPKATKAKKAVSKKK; the protein is encoded by the coding sequence ATGTCGGAGACTGCTCCAGTTGCTCCTACTGTTCCCGCACCTACAGAGAAAACACCTGTTAAGAAGAAGACGAAGAAAACGGGCGCAGCTGCTGGAAAACGCAAGGCGTCCGGGCCCCCGGTGTCCGAGCTCATCACCAAGGCTGTCGCCGCCTCCAAAGAGCGCAGCGGCGTGTCCTTGGCCGCGCTGAAGAAAGCGCTGGCGGTCGCTGGTTATGACGTGGAGAAGAACAACAGCCGCATCAAGTTGGGTCTCAAGAACTTGGTGAGCAAGGGCACCCTGGTGCAGACCAAGGGCACTGGCGCCTCAGGTTCCTTCAGGCTCAACAAAAAGGCGGCCACCGGGGAAACCAAGCCCAAGGCTAAGAAAGCGGGCGCGGCCAAGCCCAAGAAGGTTGCTGGGGCAGCTAAGAAGCCCAAGAAGGCCACGGGCGCGGCCACCCCCAAGAAAGCCGCTAAGAAGACCCCCAAGAAAGCCAAGAAACCGGGGGTGGCTGCTGGGGCCAAGAAAGTGGCCAAGAGCCCGAAAAAGGCGAAGGCAGCCAAGCCGAAGAAGGCGGCTAAGAGTCCGGCCAAGGCCAAAGCCCCCAAGCCCAAGGCAGCCAAGCCTAAAGCTGCCAAGCCCAAGGCTACAAAGGCCAAGAAGGCGGTCTCCAAGAAGAAGTAA
- the LOC137773594 gene encoding histone H4 gives MSGRGKGGKGLGKGGAKRHRKVLRDNIQGITKPAIRRLARRGGVKRISGLIYEETRGVLKVFLENVIRDAVTYTEHAKRKTVTAMDVVYALKRQGRTLYGFGG, from the coding sequence ATGTCTGGACGCGGCAAGGGCGGGAAAGGCCTGGGGAAAGGGGGAGCCAAGCGTCACCGCAAGGTTCTGCGTGATAACATTCAGGGCATCACCAAACCTGCCATCCGCCGCCTGGCCCGGCGTGGCGGGGTGAAGCGCATTTCCGGTCTCATCTACGAGGAGACCCGCGGGGTGCTGAAGGTGTTCCTGGAGAACGTGATCCGGGACGCCGTTACCTACACCGAGCACGCCAAGCGCAAGACTGTCACCGCCATGGACGTGGTCTATGCGCTTAAGCGCCAGGGACGCACTCTCTATGGCTTCGGCGGCTAA
- the LOC137773585 gene encoding histone H4 — MSGRGKGGKGLGKGGAKRHRKVLRDNIQGITKPAIRRLARRGGVKRISGLIYEETRGVLKVFLENVIRDAVTYTEHAKRKTVTAMDVVYALKRQGRTLYGFGG; from the coding sequence ATGTCTGGACGTGGCAAAGGCGGGAAGGGCTTGGGTAAAGGGGGCGCCAAGCGCCACCGCAAAGTCCTGCGGGATAACATTCAAGGGATCACAAAACCTGCAATCCGTCGCCTGGCTCGTCGCGGTGGAGTAAAGCGCATCTCAGGTCTTATTTATGAAGAGACCCGCGGGGTTTTGAAAGTGTTTCTGGAGAACGTAATTCGGGACGCAGTCACCTATACCGAGCACGCCAAGCGCAAGACTGTCACAGCCATGGACGTGGTCTACGCGCTCAAGCGCCAGGGACGCACCCTTTACGGATTTGGCGGTTAA
- the LOC137773383 gene encoding histone H4 codes for MSGRGKGGKGLGKGGAKRHRKVLRDNIQGITKPAIRRLARRGGVKRISGLIYEETRGVLKVFLENVIRDAVTYTEHAKRKTVTAMDVVYALKRQGRTLYGFGG; via the coding sequence ATGTCTGGCCGAGGCAAGGGTGGGAAGGGTCTGGGGAAGGGGGGTGCCAAGCGTCATCGTAAAGTTCTCCGCGATAATATCCAGGGCATCACCAAGCCTGCTATCCGTCGCCTGGCCCGGCGTGGTGGAGTGAAGCGTATTTCTGGTCTCATCTATGAGGAGACCCGCGGGGTGCTGAAGGTGTTCTTGGAGAATGTCATTCGCGACGCTGTCACCTACACCGAGCACGCCAAGCGCAAGACTGTCACCGCTATGGACGTGGTTTACGCGCTCAAACGCCAGGGACGCACTCTGTATGGTTTCGGCGGCTAA